AACCTTGTTCCCAACTGCAACGCTATCGCCAGCTCTTCCGCATCGTGAACCTCTACCAACACATCCAGACCAATTTTTCTGGCCACATCGTGCAAGAGCTTAAGCTGCTTCGGTGTCAACGCCGCAACAATTAATAAGATACAGTCCGCACCCAAGACCCTGGCTTCGTAAACCTGGTATTCGTCGACAGTAAAATCCTTGCGCAGCACGGGCAGGGAAACCACCTTCCGGGCCTGTTGCAGATACGCGTCTGCGCCCTGAAAAAAGTCTACATCTGTCAGCACCGACAGGCACGCTGCGCCGCCCTGTTCGTAGCTGACAGCAATGGCAGCCGGATCAAAGTCCTCTCGAATAACGCCCTTGCTGGGTGATGCCTTTTTAATTTCAGCAATCACGGCCGACTGGCCCTGGGAAGCTCTGGCTGTTATTGCATCAACAAACCCTCTGGTCGGAGGCTGCGCCATTGCCTTCTCTTTTAATTCATCGAGCGGAACCATCTGCTGCCTTTCCACTACTTCTTCTCGCTTGCGAGCGATAATTTTACGAAGAACTGTCGGCGCATTTTTATCCTGGCCATTTGCATCCATATCATTCACTCCCAAGGCAGGCACTGAAAGTCGCCAGCTCGCCGATTCTGGCCCTGGCCAAACCAGAACCAATTGCGTCCTGAGCCATTGCCACACCATCTTTAATTGTCACGGCTACTCCCGCAGCATAAAGTGCAGCGCCCGCATTTAGCGCCACCATATCGGATGCCGCACCGCCGTCTGGGGAAAGCGCTTTTTTAACCATTGCCAGGCTTTCGTCAGCATTCGTCACTTTCAAGTCTGACAAACTTGATCGCTTAATATCAAAATCTTCTGGAGAAAGTGAGTATTCACTTATGGTGCCGTTTTTCAACTCACACACCCATGTACCGGATGCAACACTGATCTCATCAAGACCATCTTCCGAATGCACCACCAATACATGCTTGGCACCCAGTTGTTGCATAACTTCGGCAACCGGCCGCAACCATTTCCGATCAAAAACCCCCAGCAACAGATTAGGCACACTGGCAGGATTCGTTAACGGGCCAAGCAGATTAAAGATTGTGCGAACACCCAGTTCTTTGCGCGGCCCAATGGCATGCTTCATGGCACTGTGATGATTTACGGCGAACATGAAGCCAACACCCATTTCGTTGATGCAGAGCGCCACCTCATCCGGAGAGAGATCGAGACGCACGCCAGCCGCTTCCAGCAAGTCAGCACTGCCACTCTTGCTGCTCACTGAGCGATTGCCATGCTTGGCGACTCTGGCTCCAGCTGCAGAAGCGACAAAAGCACTGGCCGTAGAAACATTGAAAATACCCGCGCTGTCACCGCCCGTGCCAACAATATCCACCAGATAGTCACCTGACACACTTACTGATGCTGCCAGCTTTCTCATCACGGATGCCGCGCCGACAATTTCGTCCACGGTCTCGCCTTTCATCCGCAAGCCAACCAGAAACCCCCCTATCTGGGCATCTGTAGCTTCTCCGGTCATGATTTGCTGCATCACCGCTTGCATCTCTTCCACACTCAGGTCGTTGCCTTCCAGCACCGCACCGATGGCTTGTTGAATATTCATCAGCGCTCCCGTACGTTTTGTGATAAAAAATTCTGCAGTAAATCGTGGCCGTATTCGGTAAGAATCGATTCGGGGTGAAACTGTACACCCTCTATTGCATATTCACGATGCCGCACACCCATAATTTCATCTACCCGGCCTTGCTCGTCTTCTGTCCAGGCAGTAATTTCCAGACAGTCCGGCAGGCTTTCCCTCTCAATCACCAGCGAGTGATAACGGGTTGCTTCAAAAGGGTTCGACAAGCCCCGAAAAACACCTTTGTCGGCGTGGTGAATAGGCGAAGTCTTACCGTGCATAACTTCTCTGGCTCGCACTATTTTTCCACCAAATGCCTGGCCAATACTCTGATGACCCAGACAGATACCCAGAACAGGCACCTGTCCGGCAAAGTGCTTAATGACGTCAACAGAAATACCGGCTTCATTGGGCGTACAGGGTCCCGGCGAAATAACAATTTTCTCTGGTGTCAGCGCAACCACATCAGCCACGCTTAACTCGTCATTGCGAACTACCCTGACATCCGCTTTCAGCTCCGCCAGATACTGAACAACGTTGTAAGTGAAGGAGTCGTAATTGTCGATCATAAGAATCATCAGCTTGCCCCTTACACGACCATCGCTGCTGCGCGGAAAATGGCGCGAGCCTTGTTCATGGTTTCTTTCCACTCCAGCTCCGGCACAGAATCGGCGACAATACCGCCACCGGCCTGGACATAAAGTTTGTTGTTTTTAATTACCGCTGTGCGGATGGCGATAGCCGTATCCATATTGCCATTCCAGCCAAGATAGCCGACAGCCCCACCATAAACTCCGCGCTTCACCGGCTCCAGTTCATCAATAATTTCCATGGCGCGAATTTTTGGCGCCCCGGACAACGTCCCGGCAGGCAATGTCGCGCGCAAAACATCCATTGCCGAGACGCCCTCGCGCACCGTGCCCTTAACGCTGGAAGTAATATGCATAACGTGCGAGTAGCGTTCAACGACCATTTTTTCGGTAACAACCACCTTGCCGGTTTTAGCAATTCGACCAACATCATTGCGGCCCAGATCAATCAGCATCAAATGCTCGGCAATTTCTTTGGGGTCCTCCAGCATTTCCTTTTCCATTGCCAGATCTTCCTCAGGGGTGCGGCCTCGTCGACGCGTTCCGGCAATAGGCCGAACGGTGACTTCGCCATCTTCCAGCCGCGCCAGAATCTCTGGAGAGGAACCCACAATATGGAAATCATCGAGGTTGAGGAAATACATATAAGGCGACGGGTTCAAACAGCGCAACGCACGATAAAGATTGATGGGTTGGGCAGTGAAGGGAATTGATAACCGCTGTGACGGCACGACCTGCATGACGTCACCCGACAGCGTGTACTCCTTAATCCGCCGGACCGCGTTTTTGTAACCTTCCTCACCCATACTGGAAACAAAATCCGCCTCTCTCAGTGTGCCACCATCAAGATTCATTTTACTCAGCGCGCCACCGAGATCAGGCACAGGTTGCCTCAGCTTTTCTTCCAGGCTGTCAAGCCGCTGCTGTGCTCGCTCCCAGGCTTGATTGTCATGCGCATCTTCGTGTACCACGAAAATGAGTTTGCCCAGCAGATTATCAAAGACCACCACTTCATCGGAGGCCATTAACAGAATATCCGGGTTGCCCAGCTCATCCGGCGGCACAGATTTTTTGAGTCGAGGCTCTACGTAGCGCACGGTATCATAACCAAAATAACCGACCAGACCGCCAGTAAATCTGGGCAAGTCAGGCAGCACCTCAGATAAATCCGGCATACGGTACAGCGCATGAAATTTTTCCACTTCCATCAGCGGGTCATCTGTCCGCCGTTCTTCAACCACCTTGCCATCGCGCTGAATAACGAGTTCGTCACCGGAAACCTTTAAAACCGTACTGCTCGGCAAGCCAATTAATGAATAACGGCCCCACTGCTCGCTACCCTGAACAGATTCAAACAAATAGGAATAAGGCCCATTGGCCAATTTAAGGTAGCTCGAAAGCGGTGTATCAAGGTCGGCCAGAATTTCCCGGATAACCGGAATCCGGTTGTAATTCTGCTTTGCCAATACTGCAAATTGTTCGGGAGTCATGCTCATTGCCCAGTCTCTTCTTAAAGAACCTGTCGCGAGACTTTGCTTGAGCCGTCGTGCGCAGGTTTTTATGGATTCTTTTTCAGGTTCAGGCCGGCAAGCCTGAAGGTGTGCCAACACCTGGCACGGAAGATTATTTGACGCGCCATCGCCAGCCAGCGAGGGCAATATCAAAGAGAGCAGAAAAGAATAATGTGCTGTTAACTGAAAACACGGTTATCTCCACAAAGCGAGTGTGAATTCTAATGCATTCACCGCTGACTGAAAAGCCGTCAGCGACTGCCAACGGCCTGCAGCTGCTCACGCATTTTACCAATAACCTCTGCATAATCAGCAGCACCATAAATAGCAGACCCGGCAACAAAGGTATCGGCACCGGCTTCAGCAATTTCGCGAATGTTAGCCACACCTACCCCGCCATCAATTTCCAACCGTATGTCGAGCCCACTTTGATCAATCAATGTGCGCGCCTCACGCAATTTCTGTAACGTCGAAGGAATGAACTTCTGCCCACCAAAACCCGGATTAACAGACATCAATAAAATCATGTCCAGCTTGTCGAGAACATATTCCATGTCACCCAGGCCTACCGCAGGATTCAGCACCAGTCCCGCCTTACATCCCGCCTGCTTGATCAATTGCAATGAGCGGTCGACATGCTTTGACGCTTCCGGGTGAAAAGTGATCCAGCTCGCCCCTGCATCAGCAAACATACCGATAAGATCGTCTACCGGCTCCACCATCAGGTGCACATCAATCGGCGCTGTAACACCGTAGTCGCGCAGCGCCTTGCACACCATTGGCCCAATCGTCAGGTTAGGCACATAGTGATTATCCATAACATCAAAATGCACTACATCTGCACCCGCTGCCAGCACCGCATCAACTTCTTCTCCAAGGCGGGCAAAGTCAGCAGAAAGGATGGAGGGGGCAATCAGATAATCAGTCATGGCGCACCAGCTTTTGTCAGGGTAATTTGTGTGCTGCAAACTATGCCCAAGAACCGTTCAGTCTGCAATGGCACAGCAATTAAAAGAAAACATGCATTGCTGCAGCAAATATGCGAAAGTTCTCAGCTGCAAAAATTTAACAGCGTAAAACTTGAACGAGTAATCAATCGCCATGGAAAAAAACACCCAGAATGAAATTGAAGCAGCCGTCTTTCAGCGGCTGATCAAACACCTGCAAGATCATACAGATGTACAAAACATCGACCTGATGATTCTCGCCGACTTTTGCCGTAACTGTCTCTCCAAGTGGTATATGGCAGCGGCGGAAGAGCGTGGAGAGAAAATGGATTACGATACAGCCCGCGAGATTGTCTACGGTATGCCCTACGAAGAATGGAAAGACAAATATCAACTACCAGCGACGCCCGAACAACAGGCCGCCTTTGAGAAACGGCACAACTAACCGTCAACAGAACACCATCTTTCTGCCGATTACTTGCTTAAAGCTTCTTTGACCAGATCCCGGTAGGCCTTGAAGTTAAACAGCACGATCAGAAGCACAATCAGCGCCAGAATAAACGGCTCTGTGCCATCCCAGCCAACCGCTGACCAAATATAGTGCTCAATAAACTCTGTCCAGTTGACCTGCTGCCCGGCCATTTTGCGCAACCAGATTTCAAGATCAGTCAGTGGGCAGCGCCAGTTCACTACCATGATCGTGATACCGTATACCGCAACAGGGAAATGCAACCAGACCAGTCTGGGCCAGCGATAACAGAGTAATCCCCCGGCAATCACAAAGGCCACGAAACTGAAGTGAAGGGCGGCAGCAATATTTGCCAGTAACAAGTAGGCTGTGCTCATCATGTTGGCTTTTTGTTGGATCACCGGCAATGTACCCGATTTTCGCCTTGCAATCACCCTTAGTTGCCGTAACACTTGGCGCAACTTTCCGGTAATTGGCACAAGTAACCAGCATTCACATGAACTGTTCTGATCTAAGAGAATTTATTACTTTTCTTGAAAACCGAGGAGAACTCAAACGCATTAGCGTTGAAGTTGACCCGGTTCTGGAAATGACCGAAATCTGCGATCGCACATTGCGTGCTGGCGGACCTGCATTGCTTTTTGAAAAACCCAAAGGCTACGACATTCCCGTTCTGGGGAACTTGTTCGGCACCCCCGAGCGGGTCGCTATGGGCATGGGGCAAAAAAGTGTTAGCGCCTTGCGTGAAGTGGGCGAACTACTGGCTTTTCTCAAAGAACCGGAACCACCCAAGGGTCTGAGGGACTTATGGGAAAAGCGGCACGACTTCAAACAAATACTCAATATGCCTGCCAAGATAATAAAAAAGGCGCCCTCGCAACAAGAGATCATCGAGGGTGATGCCGTAGACCTTGGCAAACTGCCTATCCAGACCTGCTGGCCTGAAGATGTCGCACCGCTGATTACCTGGCCACTCGTCATCACTCGTGGCCCCGAAAAAGAGCGACAAAACCTGGGTATTTATCGCATGCAGGTGATTGGGAAGAATCGACTGATTATGCGCTGGTTAAGTCATCGAGGTGGTGCTCTGGACTTTCGCGACTGGCAAAAAGTTCATCCGGGCGAACCCTTCCCGATCGCTGTTGCACTGGGCGCGGACCCGGCAACCATCCTCGGTGCAGTAACACCTGTACCGGACACTCTCTCCGAATACGCCTTTGCTGGCTTGCTGCGAGGCGGCCGCACAGAAGTTGCCGAAAGTTTGGCAGGAAATCTGCAAGTTCCTGCAAATGCCGAGTTTGTTCTGGAAGGCCATATCCACCCGGATGACATGGCTCCGGAAGGCCCCTATGGCGATCACACCGGTTATTACAACGAAGTAGATAATTTCCCGGTCTTTACTGTAGATCGCATTACCCACCGCCGAGATCCGATTTATCACAGCACCTACACCGGCCGGCCACCTGACGAACCGGCAATTTTGGGCCTGGCCTTGAATGAAGTATTTATCCCGCTTTTGCAAAAGCAGTTCCCGGAAATAGTCGATTTCTACTTGCCTCCTGAAGGCTGTTCTTACCGCTTCGCGGTGGTAACCATGAAAAAGCAATTTCCGGGGCACGCCAAGCGGGTCATGATGGGCGTATGGTCATTCCTGCGCCAGTTTATGTACACCAAATTTGTGGTGGTGACCGATGACGATGTTAATGCGCGCGACTGGAACGATGTCATCTGGGCCATCACAACACGTATGGATCCCCGTCGCGACACAGTCATTATTGACAACACCCCCATCGACTATCTGGATTTTGCCTCTCCTGTCTCTGGACTCGGCTCAAAAATCGGATTCGACGCCACCAACAAATGGCCCGGCGAAACCAGTCGGGAGTGGGGCAAGCCAATTGAAATGGACGCTGCGGTAAAACATCGAATAGATCAAATATGGGGCGATCTGGGCATCGATTAAGACATTGACTAAACCTATACTGTGCATA
This genomic stretch from Pseudomonadales bacterium harbors:
- the trpC gene encoding indole-3-glycerol phosphate synthase TrpC, which gives rise to MDANGQDKNAPTVLRKIIARKREEVVERQQMVPLDELKEKAMAQPPTRGFVDAITARASQGQSAVIAEIKKASPSKGVIREDFDPAAIAVSYEQGGAACLSVLTDVDFFQGADAYLQQARKVVSLPVLRKDFTVDEYQVYEARVLGADCILLIVAALTPKQLKLLHDVARKIGLDVLVEVHDAEELAIALQLGTRLIGINNRNLHNFETSLNNTYALLASIPEGSIVVTESGIHTKSDVAEMRERGVNVFLVGEAFMRADEPGDKLRELFA
- the trpD gene encoding anthranilate phosphoribosyltransferase, with amino-acid sequence MNIQQAIGAVLEGNDLSVEEMQAVMQQIMTGEATDAQIGGFLVGLRMKGETVDEIVGAASVMRKLAASVSVSGDYLVDIVGTGGDSAGIFNVSTASAFVASAAGARVAKHGNRSVSSKSGSADLLEAAGVRLDLSPDEVALCINEMGVGFMFAVNHHSAMKHAIGPRKELGVRTIFNLLGPLTNPASVPNLLLGVFDRKWLRPVAEVMQQLGAKHVLVVHSEDGLDEISVASGTWVCELKNGTISEYSLSPEDFDIKRSSLSDLKVTNADESLAMVKKALSPDGGAASDMVALNAGAALYAAGVAVTIKDGVAMAQDAIGSGLARARIGELATFSACLGSE
- a CDS encoding aminodeoxychorismate/anthranilate synthase component II, whose protein sequence is MILMIDNYDSFTYNVVQYLAELKADVRVVRNDELSVADVVALTPEKIVISPGPCTPNEAGISVDVIKHFAGQVPVLGICLGHQSIGQAFGGKIVRAREVMHGKTSPIHHADKGVFRGLSNPFEATRYHSLVIERESLPDCLEITAWTEDEQGRVDEIMGVRHREYAIEGVQFHPESILTEYGHDLLQNFLSQNVRER
- a CDS encoding anthranilate synthase component I, producing the protein MTPEQFAVLAKQNYNRIPVIREILADLDTPLSSYLKLANGPYSYLFESVQGSEQWGRYSLIGLPSSTVLKVSGDELVIQRDGKVVEERRTDDPLMEVEKFHALYRMPDLSEVLPDLPRFTGGLVGYFGYDTVRYVEPRLKKSVPPDELGNPDILLMASDEVVVFDNLLGKLIFVVHEDAHDNQAWERAQQRLDSLEEKLRQPVPDLGGALSKMNLDGGTLREADFVSSMGEEGYKNAVRRIKEYTLSGDVMQVVPSQRLSIPFTAQPINLYRALRCLNPSPYMYFLNLDDFHIVGSSPEILARLEDGEVTVRPIAGTRRRGRTPEEDLAMEKEMLEDPKEIAEHLMLIDLGRNDVGRIAKTGKVVVTEKMVVERYSHVMHITSSVKGTVREGVSAMDVLRATLPAGTLSGAPKIRAMEIIDELEPVKRGVYGGAVGYLGWNGNMDTAIAIRTAVIKNNKLYVQAGGGIVADSVPELEWKETMNKARAIFRAAAMVV
- the rpe gene encoding ribulose-phosphate 3-epimerase; this translates as MTDYLIAPSILSADFARLGEEVDAVLAAGADVVHFDVMDNHYVPNLTIGPMVCKALRDYGVTAPIDVHLMVEPVDDLIGMFADAGASWITFHPEASKHVDRSLQLIKQAGCKAGLVLNPAVGLGDMEYVLDKLDMILLMSVNPGFGGQKFIPSTLQKLREARTLIDQSGLDIRLEIDGGVGVANIREIAEAGADTFVAGSAIYGAADYAEVIGKMREQLQAVGSR
- a CDS encoding DUF1244 domain-containing protein; translated protein: MEKNTQNEIEAAVFQRLIKHLQDHTDVQNIDLMILADFCRNCLSKWYMAAAEERGEKMDYDTAREIVYGMPYEEWKDKYQLPATPEQQAAFEKRHN
- a CDS encoding DUF2784 domain-containing protein; translation: MIQQKANMMSTAYLLLANIAAALHFSFVAFVIAGGLLCYRWPRLVWLHFPVAVYGITIMVVNWRCPLTDLEIWLRKMAGQQVNWTEFIEHYIWSAVGWDGTEPFILALIVLLIVLFNFKAYRDLVKEALSK
- the ubiD gene encoding 4-hydroxy-3-polyprenylbenzoate decarboxylase, which translates into the protein MNCSDLREFITFLENRGELKRISVEVDPVLEMTEICDRTLRAGGPALLFEKPKGYDIPVLGNLFGTPERVAMGMGQKSVSALREVGELLAFLKEPEPPKGLRDLWEKRHDFKQILNMPAKIIKKAPSQQEIIEGDAVDLGKLPIQTCWPEDVAPLITWPLVITRGPEKERQNLGIYRMQVIGKNRLIMRWLSHRGGALDFRDWQKVHPGEPFPIAVALGADPATILGAVTPVPDTLSEYAFAGLLRGGRTEVAESLAGNLQVPANAEFVLEGHIHPDDMAPEGPYGDHTGYYNEVDNFPVFTVDRITHRRDPIYHSTYTGRPPDEPAILGLALNEVFIPLLQKQFPEIVDFYLPPEGCSYRFAVVTMKKQFPGHAKRVMMGVWSFLRQFMYTKFVVVTDDDVNARDWNDVIWAITTRMDPRRDTVIIDNTPIDYLDFASPVSGLGSKIGFDATNKWPGETSREWGKPIEMDAAVKHRIDQIWGDLGID